One Blastocatellia bacterium genomic window carries:
- a CDS encoding biopolymer transporter ExbD, whose product MGMQVGERKGVMAEINVIPMADIMLVLLIIMMVVTPFLQAGIAVTLPKAPHGEEDPDINKESAVVVAIPIDGTIYVGRDLVSQSELETRIRRMMEARPLDQRVVYVKADNRVRYDNVVGVINAIRSAGVDRVGLVVDPGKRTKPESE is encoded by the coding sequence ATGGGAATGCAAGTCGGCGAGCGAAAGGGGGTCATGGCCGAGATCAACGTCATCCCCATGGCCGACATCATGCTGGTGTTGCTCATCATCATGATGGTTGTCACCCCCTTCCTACAAGCGGGCATCGCGGTGACGCTGCCCAAAGCACCGCACGGTGAGGAGGATCCCGACATCAATAAGGAGAGCGCCGTCGTCGTAGCGATCCCGATTGATGGGACCATCTACGTGGGACGTGATCTGGTGAGTCAGAGCGAGCTGGAGACGCGGATTCGTCGGATGATGGAAGCTCGCCCGCTGGACCAGCGCGTCGTCTACGTGAAGGCCGATAATCGGGTGCGCTACGATAACGTTGTGGGGGTGATCAACGCCATTCGCAGCGCCGGCGTGGATCGCGTCGGCTTGGTCGTTGATCCGGGTAAGCGAACGAAACCAGAATCCGAGTGA
- the tgt gene encoding tRNA guanosine(34) transglycosylase Tgt translates to MEAVMFQLIAEDRTTRARAGLLRTAHGVVETPVFMPVGTQATVKALTQEMLEDLDARIILANTYHLFLRPGEQTIRELGGLHRFMAWERAILTDSGGYQIFSLAPLRTVREEGVHFQSHLDGSRHVLTPERAIEIQVALGSDIIMVLDECIENPAERAEAERAVRLTTAWARRSKTRFEELRRQNQGMQAALFGIIQGSLYPDLRRRSLEELLEIGFDGYAIGGLSVGEEKSVMFDIVEYVAELMPRDRPRYLMGVGTPADLVRSVERGVDMFDCVLPTRNARNGQVFTSRGPLNIKNAAYARDSRPLDEDCTCRVCRRYSRAYIRHLYASGEILSAILCTYHNVHFYLDTMRKIRQAIVFGNFAEFAREFLRRYEEVALRVDHNE, encoded by the coding sequence ATGGAAGCGGTGATGTTTCAGCTCATTGCCGAGGATCGGACGACGCGCGCGCGGGCGGGCCTTTTGCGCACGGCACATGGCGTCGTGGAGACGCCCGTCTTCATGCCCGTGGGGACGCAAGCGACGGTGAAGGCGCTGACGCAGGAGATGCTCGAGGACCTGGATGCCCGCATCATCCTGGCCAACACGTATCACCTCTTCCTCCGCCCCGGCGAGCAGACGATTCGCGAGCTGGGTGGGCTGCACCGTTTCATGGCATGGGAACGCGCGATCCTGACCGACAGCGGGGGGTATCAGATCTTCAGCCTAGCGCCGCTGCGAACCGTGCGCGAAGAGGGGGTACACTTCCAATCCCACTTGGATGGGTCGCGCCACGTATTGACGCCCGAACGCGCTATCGAGATCCAAGTGGCCTTGGGATCGGACATCATCATGGTTCTCGATGAATGCATTGAGAATCCCGCCGAACGCGCGGAGGCCGAACGCGCCGTCCGCTTGACGACGGCATGGGCGCGCCGCAGCAAGACGCGCTTTGAGGAGCTGCGCCGACAGAATCAAGGGATGCAGGCGGCGCTCTTTGGGATCATCCAAGGGAGCCTCTATCCCGACTTGCGTCGACGCAGCCTGGAGGAACTACTGGAGATCGGGTTCGATGGCTATGCCATCGGCGGCCTGAGCGTGGGAGAGGAGAAGTCGGTCATGTTCGACATCGTGGAATATGTGGCTGAGCTGATGCCGCGGGATCGTCCGCGATACCTGATGGGCGTGGGCACGCCCGCCGATCTCGTTCGCAGCGTGGAGCGAGGCGTAGATATGTTCGACTGCGTCCTCCCCACGCGCAATGCGCGCAATGGCCAGGTCTTCACCTCGCGCGGCCCCCTCAACATCAAGAATGCCGCTTATGCTCGCGATTCGCGCCCCCTGGACGAAGATTGCACCTGCCGGGTCTGTCGGCGATATTCGCGAGCGTACATCCGCCATCTCTATGCGAGCGGCGAAATCCTCTCGGCCATCCTCTGCACCTATCACAACGTGCACTTCTACCTTGACACGATGCGGAAGATCAGGCAAGCTATCGTGTTTGGCAACTTCGCAGAGTTCGCGCGCGAATTCTTGCGCCGGTATGAAGAGGTTGCTCTGCGGGTTGACCATAACGAATAA
- a CDS encoding energy transducer TonB, whose product MFEWSLIESTTQKQKSPTKWFFLATMVVYSFIVVTAIVASIMLVNPELREQFISAALVAPPPPPPPPPPPPPSAAVPAATKVVVVPTEFIAPKEIPKELPPANLPVVAVSAGVMGGVPGGVPGGVPGGVLGGVVGGVLGSVAGPVEAPPPPPPPREERKEPPRRVSQGVLQGNAIRKVTPVYPAIARAARVQGTVQVEVVIDEEGNVISAQVIDGHPLLRQAALEAAWQWKFRPTLLSGEPIKVTGILIFNFKL is encoded by the coding sequence ATGTTTGAATGGTCTCTGATCGAGTCAACGACGCAAAAGCAAAAGTCGCCGACCAAGTGGTTCTTTCTCGCGACGATGGTCGTCTATAGCTTCATCGTGGTGACGGCCATCGTAGCGAGCATCATGCTCGTGAATCCCGAGCTGAGAGAGCAATTCATCTCGGCGGCTTTGGTGGCGCCACCACCACCGCCACCGCCTCCTCCGCCTCCGCCCCCAAGTGCGGCCGTCCCGGCGGCGACGAAAGTCGTCGTCGTGCCGACGGAGTTCATCGCGCCCAAGGAGATTCCGAAGGAATTGCCGCCTGCTAATCTTCCTGTTGTTGCGGTCTCCGCGGGCGTGATGGGAGGTGTGCCAGGAGGGGTTCCAGGTGGAGTCCCTGGAGGAGTCCTCGGTGGAGTTGTTGGGGGAGTCTTAGGGAGCGTAGCAGGCCCCGTGGAAGCTCCTCCTCCGCCGCCGCCACCAAGAGAGGAGAGGAAGGAACCGCCACGACGCGTATCGCAAGGCGTGCTGCAGGGGAATGCGATTCGGAAGGTCACCCCGGTCTATCCGGCGATCGCTCGCGCGGCCCGAGTCCAAGGGACAGTTCAGGTTGAAGTCGTTATTGACGAGGAGGGGAACGTCATCTCGGCGCAGGTGATTGATGGCCATCCGCTCCTGCGGCAGGCGGCCTTGGAAGCCGCATGGCAGTGGAAGTTCCGTCCGACGCTCCTCAGCGGGGAGCCCATCAAGGTGACGGGCATTCTGATTTTCAACTTTAAGCTCTGA
- the cofH gene encoding 5-amino-6-(D-ribitylamino)uracil--L-tyrosine 4-hydroxyphenyl transferase CofH gives MREDLLTDIMGKLEGEEASVERALARAPRDLARILEAALAGRELNFEEGLRLARARGAEVRALVTVADQVRRETVGDIVTYVVNRNINFTNICFVGCSFCAFSRTPKERDAYALTLDQIAEKAVEAWQRGATEVCVQGGLPPNMDGFFYRDILRAIKERVPQIHIHAFSPMEIVYGVERTGMALRDYLLMLKENGLDTLPGTAAEILDDVVRWRISRQKLTVAQWVEVITTAHELGIRSTSTMMYGHVETPEHWVGHLLLLREIQKRTGGFTEFVPLGFVPWNTVLYKLGKARPGPTLEEHLKVHALARLLLRGWIENIQVSWVKLGRALSQLCLRAGANDYGGTLMEENISRLAGATAGEYLAPEEFHARIRELGRIPAERTTTYQIRRIFA, from the coding sequence ATGAGAGAAGACTTGCTGACGGACATCATGGGGAAGCTCGAAGGCGAAGAAGCATCGGTGGAGCGCGCGCTCGCGCGCGCGCCTCGTGATCTGGCTCGAATCTTAGAAGCCGCGTTGGCCGGGCGCGAGTTGAATTTCGAGGAAGGTCTTCGGCTGGCTCGGGCGAGGGGCGCGGAGGTGCGCGCCCTTGTGACCGTCGCCGATCAGGTGCGGCGGGAGACCGTCGGCGATATTGTCACCTACGTCGTCAACCGGAACATCAATTTCACCAACATCTGCTTCGTCGGCTGCAGCTTTTGCGCCTTCAGCCGCACACCGAAGGAGCGAGACGCGTACGCTTTGACGCTCGATCAGATCGCCGAGAAAGCCGTCGAGGCTTGGCAACGGGGCGCGACCGAGGTCTGCGTGCAAGGCGGATTGCCCCCAAATATGGACGGATTCTTCTACCGCGACATCCTGCGGGCGATCAAAGAGCGCGTCCCCCAGATTCACATCCACGCTTTCTCGCCGATGGAGATCGTCTATGGCGTCGAGCGAACGGGGATGGCGCTCCGCGATTACTTGCTCATGCTGAAGGAGAACGGCTTGGACACGCTGCCGGGGACGGCCGCCGAGATCCTCGACGACGTGGTGCGGTGGCGCATCTCGCGGCAGAAACTCACCGTCGCCCAGTGGGTGGAGGTGATCACGACGGCCCACGAGCTAGGCATTCGCTCCACCTCCACGATGATGTATGGACACGTGGAGACGCCGGAGCACTGGGTTGGTCATCTGCTGCTGTTGCGCGAGATCCAGAAGCGCACCGGCGGATTCACGGAATTCGTCCCCTTGGGCTTCGTCCCTTGGAACACTGTGCTCTACAAGCTCGGGAAAGCGCGACCGGGACCGACCCTGGAGGAACATCTGAAAGTTCATGCCCTCGCGCGACTGCTCTTGCGAGGATGGATCGAGAACATTCAGGTCTCTTGGGTGAAGCTCGGGCGCGCGCTCTCGCAGCTCTGCTTACGGGCGGGCGCCAACGACTACGGGGGCACCCTCATGGAAGAGAATATCTCCCGATTGGCAGGAGCAACGGCCGGAGAGTATCTGGCGCCCGAGGAATTTCATGCCCGCATCCGCGAGCTGGGCCGCATCCCCGCCGAACGCACGACGACTTACCAGATTCGGCGCATCTTCGCCTGA
- the cofG gene encoding 7,8-didemethyl-8-hydroxy-5-deazariboflavin synthase CofG, with product MSGRGGDIAHVLPRGGERRFYRAFIAALKKARAGQRLDREDTLLLIQAEGDEWWALLEAAAEVRDRERGRTITFSKKVFLPLTNLCRDYCAYCTFRKDPGEPEAKTMTPEEVLAVARAGERLGCKEALFSLGDKPERAFPEMRRTLAALGHETTLGYLRAMCARVLAETELLPHVNPGVMTEADLRALKEVSVSMGLMLENASPRLLRRGGPHSRAPDKHPRLRLRTIADAGRLRIPFTTGLLIGIGETLEERVDSLLALRAIHETYGHIQEIIIQNFRAKPNIPMRAHPEPTVEDLARTVAVARLLFGGRMNIQVPPNLIPDAPSTLWSPSPQASEAMGILLHAGINDWGGISPLTPDHINPERPWPQIEWLREQMRVRGFELRERLAIYPEFIRRPGFLTPELSARVLARVTEEGYPA from the coding sequence ATGAGCGGGCGAGGCGGCGACATCGCGCATGTCCTACCGCGCGGGGGGGAACGACGTTTCTATCGCGCCTTCATCGCCGCGCTGAAGAAAGCGCGCGCGGGTCAGCGCCTAGACCGCGAAGATACCTTGCTTCTCATTCAAGCTGAAGGGGACGAGTGGTGGGCGCTTTTGGAGGCGGCGGCCGAAGTCCGCGATCGCGAACGCGGACGCACGATCACCTTCTCCAAGAAGGTCTTCCTTCCCCTCACGAATCTGTGCCGCGACTATTGCGCCTATTGCACGTTTCGCAAGGATCCTGGGGAGCCCGAGGCGAAGACGATGACGCCCGAGGAAGTGCTCGCCGTCGCGCGGGCCGGGGAACGACTCGGGTGCAAGGAAGCCCTTTTCAGCCTGGGCGATAAACCGGAGCGAGCGTTTCCCGAAATGCGTCGGACGCTCGCGGCACTCGGACACGAGACGACGCTCGGCTACTTGCGCGCCATGTGCGCGCGCGTGTTGGCGGAGACCGAATTGTTGCCCCACGTGAACCCGGGAGTGATGACCGAAGCCGATCTGCGCGCGCTCAAAGAGGTGAGCGTGAGCATGGGCTTGATGCTGGAGAATGCGAGCCCGCGTCTTCTGCGGCGAGGTGGGCCGCATTCCCGCGCTCCGGACAAACACCCGCGCCTTCGATTGCGCACGATCGCCGATGCCGGACGTTTGCGCATCCCGTTCACGACGGGCCTGCTCATCGGCATCGGGGAGACCCTCGAGGAGCGCGTGGATTCGCTCCTCGCGTTACGCGCGATCCACGAGACCTACGGGCATATTCAGGAGATCATCATCCAGAACTTTCGGGCCAAACCGAACATCCCCATGCGCGCACATCCGGAGCCGACCGTGGAAGACCTAGCCCGCACGGTGGCCGTCGCTCGCCTTCTCTTCGGTGGGCGGATGAACATTCAAGTGCCCCCGAATCTCATTCCGGATGCCCCCTCGACGCTATGGTCGCCTTCGCCGCAAGCCAGTGAGGCGATGGGCATCCTCCTTCATGCCGGAATCAACGATTGGGGGGGGATTTCTCCGCTCACGCCCGATCACATCAATCCTGAACGTCCCTGGCCTCAGATCGAATGGCTGCGCGAACAAATGCGCGTCCGAGGGTTCGAACTCCGAGAACGCTTGGCCATTTATCCGGAATTCATTCGACGGCCTGGGTTCCTGACCCCAGAGCTTTCGGCGCGCGTTCTCGCGCGCGTGACCGAGGAAGGGTATCCGGCATGA
- the secF gene encoding protein translocase subunit SecF, protein MYELIKTPNIDWIRLKRKFILVSLALLVLGGVSAFTRGFNLGIDFAGGTLVNVKFKDTPPPEDRLREALGKQGIDPGKVIIQPISDPISGIKNEVLIRLPQREAGQKAGSSVESDLDVEKRAILAALNTFNPPSEVATKVDLNTISRDRLREVFLTEDPLGLISASGRAAAELEYGRYADAIIRYRDQDQGGLLRDLADLRAVSGVPTALIQWMPQRFFAGNAAMISAEIVGPQIGQELRQRAISVTLASLVGMLIYIAFRFEWIYGVAAVIAIFHDVLVTLGIFSLVQKEISLNVVAALLTLVGYSVNDTIVIFDRVRENLRLRRREGLTKIVNDSINQTLSRTILTSGLTLLAVLSLYLFGGEVLSGFSLALLVGIIVGTYSTIAIASPIMLWWQTWQSQRQARRPVVRPKPAEATPSQKERRATASR, encoded by the coding sequence ATGTACGAGCTGATCAAGACGCCGAATATTGACTGGATCCGCCTGAAGCGGAAGTTCATCTTGGTCTCGCTCGCTCTGCTCGTACTGGGAGGGGTGTCAGCTTTCACGCGCGGTTTCAACCTCGGCATCGACTTCGCCGGTGGGACGCTTGTGAATGTGAAGTTCAAGGACACTCCCCCACCGGAGGATCGCTTGCGCGAGGCACTCGGCAAGCAGGGGATTGATCCTGGGAAAGTCATCATCCAACCGATCAGCGATCCCATCAGCGGGATCAAGAACGAAGTCTTGATCCGTCTTCCGCAGCGCGAGGCGGGACAGAAGGCGGGCTCTTCCGTGGAGAGCGATCTCGATGTGGAGAAGCGCGCGATCCTGGCGGCTTTGAACACCTTCAATCCGCCCTCGGAAGTCGCGACGAAGGTGGACCTCAACACGATCAGCCGAGATCGGTTGCGAGAGGTGTTCTTGACGGAAGATCCGCTGGGGCTGATCTCCGCTTCAGGGCGTGCCGCAGCCGAACTCGAATATGGCCGATATGCGGATGCCATCATCCGATATCGGGATCAAGACCAAGGCGGCCTGCTGCGCGATCTCGCTGATCTACGAGCTGTATCGGGAGTGCCAACGGCCTTGATCCAGTGGATGCCGCAGCGATTCTTCGCCGGCAATGCGGCGATGATCAGCGCGGAGATCGTCGGCCCGCAAATCGGACAGGAACTGCGACAGCGCGCCATCTCGGTCACGCTCGCCTCCTTGGTCGGCATGCTCATCTACATCGCCTTCCGCTTCGAATGGATCTACGGAGTGGCCGCCGTCATTGCCATCTTCCACGATGTCTTAGTCACCCTCGGCATCTTCTCGCTTGTGCAAAAGGAGATCTCCCTGAATGTAGTGGCTGCCCTCTTGACGCTCGTGGGATATTCGGTCAACGACACGATCGTCATCTTCGACCGCGTTCGCGAGAACCTGCGGTTACGGCGGCGGGAGGGTTTGACGAAGATCGTTAACGATAGCATCAATCAGACGCTCTCGCGGACGATCCTCACGTCGGGATTGACGTTGCTGGCCGTTCTTTCGCTCTATCTTTTCGGCGGCGAGGTGCTCAGCGGATTCTCGCTCGCTCTGCTGGTGGGGATCATCGTAGGGACCTATTCCACGATCGCCATCGCGAGCCCGATCATGCTGTGGTGGCAAACGTGGCAAAGCCAGCGGCAGGCGCGGCGACCTGTCGTCCGACCAAAGCCGGCGGAGGCGACGCCGAGCCAAAAGGAGCGGCGCGCGACAGCTTCTCGCTGA
- a CDS encoding proline dehydrogenase family protein, translating to MDLFFLARRFVAGVDVESAIRVVRGLNERGLQATLDFLGENVRDREQAEKAVEAYASLLGEIATAGIESDISVKLTQLGLDISERFCEENMERLLSRAAECRNFVWIDMEGSAYTQRTLDLFFRLFRTHPNVGVAIQAYLYRSEEDVRRLADVRARVRVCKGAYKEPKTIAYRRMRDIRRNFLRLAEILFERGSNPAIATHDEQLIEAVQRMTIEREITPDRFEFQMLYGIRPRLQERLARQGYRVRVYVPFGTHWFPYFSRRLRERKENIWFVLKNLFEWSRA from the coding sequence ATGGACCTCTTCTTCCTGGCTCGCCGCTTCGTCGCGGGCGTGGATGTCGAAAGCGCCATCCGCGTCGTTCGGGGATTGAATGAGAGAGGGTTACAGGCGACGCTGGATTTCCTCGGCGAAAACGTTCGAGATCGCGAGCAGGCCGAGAAGGCCGTCGAGGCCTACGCTTCTCTCCTGGGGGAGATCGCGACGGCCGGCATCGAGTCGGACATCTCGGTGAAGCTCACGCAGCTCGGATTGGACATCAGCGAGCGATTCTGCGAGGAGAATATGGAGCGGCTTCTCTCCCGCGCCGCTGAATGTCGCAACTTCGTCTGGATCGACATGGAGGGATCAGCCTACACGCAGCGCACGTTGGACCTTTTCTTTCGCCTCTTTCGCACTCATCCCAATGTCGGTGTGGCCATTCAGGCCTACCTCTATCGCAGCGAAGAGGACGTGCGCCGCCTCGCCGACGTGAGGGCGCGCGTGCGCGTGTGCAAGGGGGCGTACAAGGAGCCGAAGACGATCGCCTATCGGCGAATGCGCGACATTCGGCGAAATTTTCTTCGACTCGCCGAGATCCTCTTCGAGCGCGGGAGCAATCCGGCCATCGCCACGCATGACGAACAGCTCATCGAAGCCGTCCAACGCATGACGATCGAGCGGGAGATCACCCCGGATCGCTTCGAGTTCCAAATGCTCTATGGGATTCGGCCGCGCTTGCAGGAGCGGTTGGCTCGCCAAGGCTATCGCGTGCGCGTCTATGTCCCCTTCGGGACGCACTGGTTCCCTTACTTCTCTCGTCGGCTGCGAGAGCGGAAGGAGAACATCTGGTTCGTCCTGAAGAATCTCTTCGAGTGGTCCCGCGCCTGA
- a CDS encoding biopolymer transporter ExbD, translating into MAIPTGKEDYKRPEAGKPLVDMNVVPLIDILLVLLIIFMAITPLKPSKLESKIPEKPPENVAVSNPLALVVSVEADASGRLVGLKLNVESVTEETLREKLGDIIAARPPDQRSVFIRAPRNTLYGEVVRVIDIVKAAGATPIGLQIDDLPER; encoded by the coding sequence ATGGCGATACCAACTGGGAAGGAGGACTACAAGCGGCCGGAGGCGGGCAAGCCTCTGGTGGACATGAACGTCGTTCCGCTCATTGACATCTTGCTCGTGCTCCTGATCATCTTCATGGCCATCACGCCGCTCAAGCCGAGCAAGCTCGAATCGAAGATTCCGGAGAAGCCGCCGGAGAACGTTGCCGTGAGTAATCCGCTGGCGCTCGTCGTCTCCGTCGAGGCGGATGCCTCCGGACGATTGGTTGGACTCAAGCTCAACGTTGAGTCGGTGACGGAAGAGACGCTGAGGGAGAAGTTGGGTGATATCATTGCCGCGCGGCCCCCAGATCAGCGCTCGGTCTTCATCCGTGCGCCGCGCAACACGCTCTATGGGGAGGTCGTGCGCGTTATTGACATTGTGAAAGCGGCCGGAGCCACGCCCATCGGCCTACAGATCGACGATTTGCCGGAACGTTGA
- the secD gene encoding protein translocase subunit SecD, which yields MSRKLRNRFLLIGGVTLIALYLLFGPFQFRDASGRITAQAIAANFTPSRLKKNLSENIKLGLDLRGGSHLILQVQTDDAVRSITAGNLEKARSILQQAGIKFTNITSPALGRIEVDLEDSAQIEDAKARITLDFGPGWTARNEGKRLIFEMKDEEMRDVRERATEQAMRIIEQRINAFGVAEPTIARHGPATGYQILLQLPGVDDPERVKNLIRAESRLELKLVHSGPYPSEEAARQAVGGTVPPDKEILPARERRRDPAAPPVQYYVVEKTPVITGDDLRNAQAVPSQAGGTVYEILFSLRPSGAERFYTATSANIGKNLAIILNNEIKSAPVIRDAIRDEGRIEGDFTKEEAEDLALTLRSGALPARVTYLEERTVGPSLGADSIRQGFAASIAGLAAITIFMLFYYRLSGVNAVIGLVLNLILLLAAMKIVGAVLTLPGIAGVALTIGMAVDANVLIFERIREELRNGKVPASAVALGFERAFTTIFDTNLTTIIAALFLFVFGTGPIRGFAVTLTAGLIANFFTAIFVSRAIFSWVLERQGGRPEALSI from the coding sequence ATGAGTCGGAAGCTTCGGAACCGCTTCCTTCTGATCGGGGGCGTCACCCTGATTGCCCTGTATCTCTTGTTCGGCCCCTTCCAATTCCGTGACGCTTCGGGGCGCATCACCGCTCAGGCGATCGCAGCGAACTTCACGCCGAGCCGCCTCAAAAAGAACCTCTCTGAAAACATCAAGCTCGGCCTTGACCTGCGCGGGGGGAGCCACCTGATCCTCCAGGTTCAGACCGACGATGCCGTTCGCTCGATCACGGCGGGGAATTTGGAGAAGGCGCGTTCGATCCTCCAGCAAGCGGGAATCAAATTCACGAACATCACCTCACCGGCGCTTGGCCGGATCGAGGTCGATCTGGAGGACAGCGCACAGATAGAGGATGCCAAGGCCCGCATCACGCTCGATTTCGGCCCAGGTTGGACAGCGCGCAACGAGGGCAAACGCCTCATTTTCGAGATGAAGGATGAAGAGATGCGCGACGTCCGGGAACGGGCGACCGAGCAAGCCATGCGGATCATCGAGCAGCGGATCAATGCCTTCGGCGTCGCCGAGCCGACGATCGCGCGGCATGGGCCAGCGACCGGATACCAGATCCTGCTGCAGTTGCCGGGCGTGGACGATCCCGAACGGGTGAAGAATCTCATCCGCGCTGAATCCCGCCTGGAGCTGAAGCTCGTTCATAGCGGCCCGTATCCGAGCGAAGAGGCCGCGCGACAAGCTGTGGGAGGCACCGTGCCTCCGGATAAGGAGATCCTCCCGGCGCGCGAGCGCCGGCGTGATCCCGCTGCCCCTCCCGTGCAGTACTATGTCGTCGAGAAGACCCCCGTGATCACCGGGGATGATCTTCGCAACGCTCAAGCCGTTCCCTCGCAAGCTGGAGGGACCGTCTACGAGATTCTCTTCTCGCTGCGTCCCTCGGGAGCCGAACGCTTTTACACGGCCACAAGCGCTAACATCGGGAAGAATCTGGCCATCATCCTCAACAACGAGATCAAGAGCGCTCCCGTCATCCGAGATGCGATCCGCGACGAAGGGCGCATCGAGGGGGATTTCACCAAGGAGGAAGCAGAGGACCTCGCCCTGACGCTGCGCTCGGGCGCGCTTCCGGCGCGCGTGACGTATTTGGAGGAGCGGACGGTCGGACCGAGCCTGGGCGCTGATTCGATCCGACAAGGATTCGCGGCCTCGATCGCGGGATTAGCCGCCATCACGATCTTCATGCTCTTCTACTATCGGCTCTCGGGTGTGAACGCCGTCATCGGACTCGTTCTGAATCTCATCCTGCTGCTCGCGGCGATGAAGATTGTGGGCGCTGTGTTGACACTGCCGGGCATTGCCGGCGTCGCCCTTACCATCGGCATGGCTGTAGATGCCAATGTGCTCATCTTCGAGCGCATTCGGGAAGAGTTGCGCAATGGGAAGGTTCCGGCTTCGGCCGTCGCCCTGGGCTTCGAACGCGCGTTCACGACGATCTTCGATACGAACCTCACGACGATCATCGCCGCCCTCTTCCTCTTCGTCTTCGGGACGGGACCGATTCGAGGATTCGCCGTCACGCTCACAGCTGGATTGATCGCGAATTTCTTCACGGCGATCTTCGTGTCGCGGGCGATCTTCAGTTGGGTTCTGGAACGCCAGGGAGGCCGACCAGAAGCGTTGAGCATTTGA
- the yajC gene encoding preprotein translocase subunit YajC, whose amino-acid sequence MNVGILLQAGNAFLSLVPLLLIFLIFYVLIILPERRRRKKLQELIANLKVGDKIVTTGGIYGTIISVRDETLVVRSDQSRLEIARNAVIGLQQPRPEESERATAK is encoded by the coding sequence ATGAACGTCGGAATTCTTCTGCAGGCCGGAAATGCTTTCCTCTCGCTCGTTCCACTGTTGTTGATCTTCCTCATCTTCTACGTGCTCATCATCCTGCCAGAACGCCGGCGCCGGAAGAAGTTGCAGGAGCTGATCGCTAATCTCAAAGTCGGCGACAAGATCGTGACCACAGGGGGCATCTACGGGACGATCATCAGCGTGCGCGATGAGACGTTGGTCGTCCGTTCCGATCAGTCCCGTTTGGAGATCGCCCGCAATGCCGTCATTGGCTTGCAACAACCGCGCCCGGAAGAGAGCGAGAGAGCGACGGCGAAATGA
- a CDS encoding MotA/TolQ/ExbB proton channel family protein, producing MGYSILTHAGIGLLLQEGAGAVEFTLWAMLQRLGTVGLIVIIILSLMSMYSIAVMIERLLTYSAAKKQSREFAPKVAAALREGRLDDAIALSSKYKKSHLAMVVNAGLQEFRSHQLSTDIPGEIVEATRRALQRAIAIKTAEFKRGLSQLATIGSTAPFVGLFGTVVGIVNAFQGLKQAETAGIAAVAGGISEALVNTAYGLFVAIPAVWMFNYFTNRMESFVVEMENSSSELVDVALMPFLKKRS from the coding sequence ATGGGCTACAGCATCTTGACGCACGCGGGCATTGGCCTGCTCTTGCAAGAGGGCGCGGGAGCCGTGGAGTTCACTCTCTGGGCTATGCTCCAACGATTGGGGACGGTGGGATTGATCGTGATCATCATCCTGTCCCTGATGTCCATGTACTCGATCGCGGTGATGATCGAGCGACTGCTTACCTATTCGGCGGCGAAGAAGCAATCGCGCGAGTTCGCCCCGAAAGTCGCCGCGGCCTTACGCGAAGGTCGTTTGGATGATGCCATCGCGCTCTCGAGCAAGTACAAGAAGAGCCACCTGGCGATGGTTGTCAACGCGGGACTCCAGGAGTTCCGCTCCCACCAGCTCTCTACGGACATTCCGGGCGAGATCGTCGAAGCGACACGGCGCGCCCTGCAGCGAGCGATCGCTATCAAGACGGCTGAGTTCAAACGTGGTCTGTCGCAGTTGGCAACCATTGGTTCGACGGCGCCATTCGTCGGCTTGTTCGGTACGGTCGTGGGCATCGTGAACGCCTTCCAAGGGCTGAAGCAAGCAGAGACGGCGGGAATCGCGGCGGTGGCAGGTGGCATCTCCGAGGCCCTGGTGAATACGGCCTACGGGCTCTTTGTGGCCATCCCGGCCGTGTGGATGTTCAACTACTTCACCAACCGGATGGAGTCCTTCGTCGTGGAGATGGAGAACTCCTCATCCGAATTGGTGGACGTCGCATTGATGCCCTTCCTGAAGAAAAGGAGCTGA